The Ornithodoros turicata isolate Travis unplaced genomic scaffold, ASM3712646v1 Chromosome17, whole genome shotgun sequence genome has a window encoding:
- the LOC135372750 gene encoding uncharacterized protein LOC135372750 encodes MPPPPSTWEMRRPAKITRGARDFLPWTPALPTAQDKDRPGTPPSPSPSECPTDAASLQPRSPCSPLHCREGSSSGGLRDNLLTPPDMSSSLEPPSQSSALPGPVRQDIPPPADRIAAPGGDPRSPLQLQPRTPLQSGGGPSQKILSYGCPSDIPSRRYGYPQNNSYERALCGHNPEIRTETGALWDDARARRAAQLRSTDVPEEGSTEDEETAANSSHDEPLTQPGTETDESPSSAECSASQTESTTCGSATPGVTESTNDAQLHATQDHDPSGGSEDRPGTTDQQPADERSPLEQLARTINEMIKRPESDNVYASFEKAMEDAVTLVKTAAKMPEITERTPSRRKVNPEDPRAIQRLYRRNRRQAARLIVQGETTQCQIPTEEAGLFFQVLWQEKTADTSVFTTVRPAGEEVQLSPFTPEEARKRARRCENTAPGEDRITYKHWLMTDPQCTFLAATFNMCLKYRRVPRSWKSPRTILIHKKGRRDDLQNWRPISLMRTINKLYTGCLASRMQTWIAENIVISHCQKGFLPYDGVFEHNFVLQTLLDRARSEAGELCTALLDFSNAFGSVPHNAIVEAVCRSGAGEAFTEIVRDLYTENTTRVATSGEETEPININAGIRQGCPLSGLLFNMVIDVILRKVQGADSTHRILAYADDIAPLAQDQSTLQDRVNTVATMARQLGLKLNPGKCKALHLSGKQPVGLREMPIRIDNEVIPTLHDHEPLKYLGRPVGFMLANDVEDLRETIDAANKIMESALAPWQRLDALRTFIYPALNFAMRCGTLGKTEWRKFDDLLKPMIKRTLYLPQPATTLYLYGSRKGRGCGIPIAAEMSDLCRVDNAFKLLTSRDPEVARLAITELQHTVSKRLRRDVNTEDIEAFLNCNTEGDFRGASNPLRSTWTEARKASGRLNITWELSNDAGPAITRAGSTITHNARTKLMAKLRADLCKERDAELQQLPNQGKVIEAVAADPASSHFMTTGDYMTFAAWRFIHKARLNQLPLNGAQPWNANADKRCRRCGYASESLPHVLCHCMEKSAAYTERHNKIVQRVKSAAQMRYSIISENKPVGDTNLRPDLVLSRGEEAIIVDVTVPFDNRLEAFKVASEEKERKYEPVRQHLLRRFNRVRTEAIVVGALASWDPQNDRLLKRICSKTYLKTMKKLSVSDVILASRDIYVSHVTRSS; translated from the exons ATGCCCCCGCCACCCTCGACCTGGGAGATGCGCCGCCCGGCCAAGATCACCCGCGGAGCAAGAGATTTCCTGCCTTGGACTCCTGCTCTCCCTACTGCCCAGGACAAAGACCGACCTGGCACGCCGCCCAGCCCGAGTCCCTCGGAGTGCCCAACAGACGCGGCGAGCCTCCAACCCCGGAGCCCTTGCAGCCCCCTACACTGCAGAGAGGGATCGTCCTCGGGAGGCCTCCGCGACAACCTGCTCACTCCTCCTGATATGTCCTCGAGTCTGGAGCCTCCAAGCCAGTCTTCAGCCCTACCTGGACCCGTCCGCCAGGACATTCCACCCCCCGCAGATCGGATTGCTGCACCAGGCGGTGACCCCCGCAGTCCTCTACAGCTGCAGCCCCGTACCCCTTTACAGTCCGGGGGAGGTCCCAGTCAGAAAATTTtgtcctacggatgtccatcggatataccttcacggagatacggatatccgcagaataatTCCTACGAACGAGCACTTTGCGGACATAACCCGGAAATACGGACAGAAACAGGAGCTCTCTGGGAT GATGCTAGAGCGCGGAGAGCAGCCCAGTTGCGGTCAACGGACGTGCCCGAAGAGGGATCTACCGAAGACGAGGAAACAGCAGCCAACAGCAGTCACGACGAACCCCTCACCCAACCTGGGACAGAAACAGACGAGTCCCCATCCTCGGCGGAATGCAGTGCATCCCAGACCGAAAGCACCACCTGCGGCAGTGCCACTCCTGGGGTAACAGAATCTACTAATGACGCGCAGCTACACGCGACACAAGATCATGACCCAAGCGGGGGATCCGAAGACCGCCCAGGAACAACGGACCAACAACCAGCAGATGAACGCAGCCCACTCGAACAATTGGCAAGGACAATCAACGAAATGATCAAGCGGCCAGAATCTGACAATGTTTACGCAAGCTTCGAGAAGGCCATGGAGGATGCCGTCACCTTAGTGAAGACGGCCGCAAAAATGCCCGAAATCACCGAACGCACCCCCAGTCGTCGAAAGGTGAACCCAGAAGATCCCCGAGCTATACAGAGACTGTATAGAAGAAACCGCCGGCAGGCTGCGAGACTAATTGTCCAGGGAGAAACTACCCAGTGCCAAATCCCGACTGAAGAGGCAGGACTATTCTTCCAAGTATTATGGCAGGAAAAAACGGCGGACACAAGTGTATTCACAACGGTGCGTCCTGCAGGAGAAGAAGTCCAGCTGAGTCCCTTCACCCCAGAAGAAGCCCGAAAACGAGCACGACGATGCGAAAACACGGCACCTGGGGAAGACAGGATCACTTACAAGCATTGGCTAATGACAGACCCCCAGTGCACATTCCTAGCGGCAACGTTCAATATGTGCCTCAAGTACCGGAGAGTGCCGCGAAGCTGGAAATCGCCACGAACGATCCTAATTCACAAGAAGGGGAGGCGCGACGATCTACAGAACTGGAGGCCAATATCACTGATGAGGACCATCAACAAACTATACACAGGATGCCTGGCCTCAAGAATGCAAACATGGATTGCTGAGAACATTGTGATCAGCCACTGCCAAAAGGGCTTTCTGCCCTACGACGGCGTATTCGAACATAATTTCGTCCTGCAAACCCTCCTCGACCGAGCCAGATCCGAGGCAGGAGAACTATGCACAGCCCTTCTGGACTTTTCAAATGCCTTTGGGTCGGTACCGCACAACGCAATAGTGGAAGCAGTCTGCCGCAGCGGTGCCGGAGAAGCGTTCACCGAGATCGTGCGGGATCTATACACCGAGAACACTACGAGAGTAGCTACCAGCGGAGAAGAGACCGAACCAATCAACATCAATGCTGGCATCCGACAGGGGTGCCCGCTAAGCGGACTCCTCTTCAACATGGTGATTGATGTCATCCTCAGGAAAGTACAAGGCGCGGACTCCACTCACCGAATCCTGGCATACGCCGACGACATCGCCCCACTAGCGCAGGACCAATCAACCCTCCAAGATAGAGTCAACACAGTCGCAACAATGGCACGACAGCTCGGACTAAAACTGAACCCGGGAAAGTGCAAAGCCCTGCACCTGTCCGGCAAACAACCAGTCGGCCTGCGAGAGATGCCAATCAGGATCGACAACGAGGTAATCCCGACGCTGCACGACCACGAGCCCCTGAAATATCTTGGCAGACCAGTGGGCTTCATGCTTGCAAACGACGTGGAGGACCTGCGTGAAACAATCGACGCTGCCAACAAGATTATGGAATCAGCACTGGCACCCTGGCAGCGATTAGATGCCCTAAGGACATTCATCTACCCGGCACTAAACTTCGCCATGAGGTGCGGGACCCTCGGGAAAACGGAGTGGCGGAAGTTTGATGACCTGCTGAAGCCCATGATCAAACGGACGCTATACCTGCCACAACCTGCAACCACACTGTACCTCTACGGGTCAAGAAAAGGCCGAGGTTGCGGAATCCCCATCGCGGCAGAAATGAGCGACCTCTGCCGCGTGGACAACGCTTTCAAGTTATTAACATCCAGGGACCCGGAAGTCGCCAGGCTTGCAATAACCGAGCTACAGCACACAGTCAGCAAGCGACTCCGAAGGGATGTCAACACGGAAGACATCGAGGCCTTCCTCAACTGCAACACGGAAGGGGACTTCCGGGGCGCGTCAAACCCTCTCAGAAGCACCTGGACTGAGGCGCGCAAAGCTTCCGGACGCCTCAACATCACCTGGGAGCTCAGCAACGACGCAGGACCAGCCATCACCCGTGCGGGATCAACAATCACCCACAACGCACGCACGAAGCTGATGGCGAAACTCCGGGCGGACCTGTGCAAGGAGAGAGACGCCGAGCTACAGCAACTTCCCAACCAGGGGAAAGTGATAGAAGCAGTAGCAGCGGACCCAGCCAGCAGCCACTTCATGACGACTGGGGACTACATGACGTTCGCAGCATGGCGGTTTATACACAAAGCAAGACTGAACCAACTACCTCTGAACGGCGCCCAGCCTTGGAACGCGAACGCCGACAAAAGATGTCGTCGATGTGGCTACGCATCTGAATCACTCCCACATGTACTATGCCACTGCATGGAGAAGAGCGCGGCCTACACGGAAAGGCACAACAAGATCGTGCAAAGGGTGAAGTCAGCGGCGCAGATGCGGTACTCCATCATTAGCGAGAACAAACCAGTGGGCGACACTAACCTCCGACCAGACCTGGTGCTGTCCAGAGGAGAAGAAGCCATCATAGTGGACGTGACAGTACCTTTTGACAACCGCCTGGAAGCCTTCAAAGTAGCCAGCGAAGAGAAGGAACGAAAATACGAACCCGTGCGACAACACCTACTTCGCAGGTTCAACCGCGTCCGCACAGAGGCCATCGTCGTTGGCGCACTAGCAAGCTGGGACCCACAAAATGACCGCCTGCTCAAGCGCATATGCTCCAAGACATACCTGAAAACGATGAAGAAACTATCAGTGAGCGACGTTATACTCGCATCAAGGGACATTTACGTGTCACACGTAACTAGGAGCTCATAA